The following coding sequences are from one Anas acuta chromosome 15, bAnaAcu1.1, whole genome shotgun sequence window:
- the NUDT16L1 gene encoding tudor-interacting repair regulator protein isoform X1, with product MAAMGAMAALGALPAGAGALPPLPTLGVPGVPELKPLTRYEAMRLGPGWSHSCHAMLYAPNPGMLFGRIPLRYAVLMQMRFDGLLGFPGGFVDRRYWSLEDEGPHRVVAHFYARQLTLEELHTIEISAVHSRDHGLEVMGMVRVPLYTQKDRMGGLPNFLGNSFVGTAKFQLLFALKILNMVPEEKLAEAVAATQKPKKPAIDHAAAAKAANELVGPARAGNEFQDSAENQAAAQAAAELAEQPAAVPESQAALEQLAAAPVAEAVAAEQPVQPRADAAADAAQAVAEAME from the exons ATGGCGGCCATGGGCGCGATGGCGGCCCTGGGGGCGCTGCCGGCGGGCGCGGGGGCGCTGCCGCCGCTGCCGACGCTGGGGGTGCCGGGCGTGCCCGAGCTGAAGCCGCTGACGCGCTACGAGGCCATGCGGCTCGGGCCCGGCTGGAGCCACTCGTGCCACGCCATGCTGTACGCGCCCAACCCGGGCATGCTGTTCGGCCGCATCCCGCTGCGCTACGCCGTGCTG ATGCAGATGCGCTTTGACGGCCTGCTGGGCTTCCCCGGGGGGTTCGTGGATCGGCGCTACTGGTCCCTGGAGGACG AGGGGCCACACCGCGTGGTGGCTCATTTCTACGCCCGGCAGCTGAccctggaggagctgcacaCCATCGAGATCAGCGCCGTGCACTCCCGAGACCACGGGCTGGAG GTGATGGGCATGGTTCGTGTCCCCCTCTACACCCAGAAGGACCGCATGGGTGGGCTGCCAAACTTCCTGGGCAACTCCTTTGTTGGAACTGCCAAATTCCAGCTGCTCTTTGCCCTGAAGATCTTGAACATGGTGCCGGAGGAGAAGCTGGCCGAGGCGGTGGCAGCCACGCAGAAGCCGAAGAAGCCGGCGATCGACCACGCGGCAGCGGCTAAGGCAGCGAACGAGCTGGTGGGGCCTGCTAGGGCAGGCAACGAATTTCAAGATAGTGCCGAGAACCAGGCGGCTGCGCAGGCCGCGGCTGAGCTAGCGGAGCAGCCGGCGGCCGTGCCGGAGAGCCAGGCTGCGTTGGAGCAGCTGGCGGCTGCGCCCGTGGCCGAGGCCGTGGCGGCAGAGCAGCCggtgcagcccagggcagaCGCTGCGGCAGACGCTGCGCAGGCGGTGGCTGAGGCGATGGAGTGA
- the NUDT16L1 gene encoding tudor-interacting repair regulator protein isoform X2 — protein MAAMGAMAALGALPAGAGALPPLPTLGVPGVPELKPLTRYEAMRLGPGWSHSCHAMLYAPNPGMLFGRIPLRYAVLVMGMVRVPLYTQKDRMGGLPNFLGNSFVGTAKFQLLFALKILNMVPEEKLAEAVAATQKPKKPAIDHAAAAKAANELVGPARAGNEFQDSAENQAAAQAAAELAEQPAAVPESQAALEQLAAAPVAEAVAAEQPVQPRADAAADAAQAVAEAME, from the exons ATGGCGGCCATGGGCGCGATGGCGGCCCTGGGGGCGCTGCCGGCGGGCGCGGGGGCGCTGCCGCCGCTGCCGACGCTGGGGGTGCCGGGCGTGCCCGAGCTGAAGCCGCTGACGCGCTACGAGGCCATGCGGCTCGGGCCCGGCTGGAGCCACTCGTGCCACGCCATGCTGTACGCGCCCAACCCGGGCATGCTGTTCGGCCGCATCCCGCTGCGCTACGCCGTGCTG GTGATGGGCATGGTTCGTGTCCCCCTCTACACCCAGAAGGACCGCATGGGTGGGCTGCCAAACTTCCTGGGCAACTCCTTTGTTGGAACTGCCAAATTCCAGCTGCTCTTTGCCCTGAAGATCTTGAACATGGTGCCGGAGGAGAAGCTGGCCGAGGCGGTGGCAGCCACGCAGAAGCCGAAGAAGCCGGCGATCGACCACGCGGCAGCGGCTAAGGCAGCGAACGAGCTGGTGGGGCCTGCTAGGGCAGGCAACGAATTTCAAGATAGTGCCGAGAACCAGGCGGCTGCGCAGGCCGCGGCTGAGCTAGCGGAGCAGCCGGCGGCCGTGCCGGAGAGCCAGGCTGCGTTGGAGCAGCTGGCGGCTGCGCCCGTGGCCGAGGCCGTGGCGGCAGAGCAGCCggtgcagcccagggcagaCGCTGCGGCAGACGCTGCGCAGGCGGTGGCTGAGGCGATGGAGTGA
- the NUDT16L1 gene encoding tudor-interacting repair regulator protein isoform X3, which produces MAAMGAMAALGALPAGAGALPPLPTLGVPGVPELKPLTRYEAMRLGPGWSHSCHAMLYAPNPGMLFGRIPLRYAVLMQMRFDGLLGFPGGFVDRRYWSLEDGLNRVLGLGLGCVRLTEADYLCSHLTEGPHRVVAHFYARQLTLEELHTIEISAVHSRDHGLEVMGMVRVPLYTQKDRMGGLPNFLGNSFVGTAKFQLLFALKILNMVPEEKLAEAVAATQKPKKPAIDHAAAAKAANELVGPARAGNEFQDSAENQAAAQAAAELAEQPAAVPESQAALEQLAAAPVAEAVAAEQPVQPRADAAADAAQAVAEAME; this is translated from the exons ATGGCGGCCATGGGCGCGATGGCGGCCCTGGGGGCGCTGCCGGCGGGCGCGGGGGCGCTGCCGCCGCTGCCGACGCTGGGGGTGCCGGGCGTGCCCGAGCTGAAGCCGCTGACGCGCTACGAGGCCATGCGGCTCGGGCCCGGCTGGAGCCACTCGTGCCACGCCATGCTGTACGCGCCCAACCCGGGCATGCTGTTCGGCCGCATCCCGCTGCGCTACGCCGTGCTG ATGCAGATGCGCTTTGACGGCCTGCTGGGCTTCCCCGGGGGGTTCGTGGATCGGCGCTACTGGTCCCTGGAGGACGGTCTGAACCGGGTGCTGGGCTTGGGTTTGGGCTGCGTGCGCCTGACGGAGGCTGACTATCTGTGCTCGCACCTGACAGAGGGGCCACACCGCGTGGTGGCTCATTTCTACGCCCGGCAGCTGAccctggaggagctgcacaCCATCGAGATCAGCGCCGTGCACTCCCGAGACCACGGGCTGGAG GTGATGGGCATGGTTCGTGTCCCCCTCTACACCCAGAAGGACCGCATGGGTGGGCTGCCAAACTTCCTGGGCAACTCCTTTGTTGGAACTGCCAAATTCCAGCTGCTCTTTGCCCTGAAGATCTTGAACATGGTGCCGGAGGAGAAGCTGGCCGAGGCGGTGGCAGCCACGCAGAAGCCGAAGAAGCCGGCGATCGACCACGCGGCAGCGGCTAAGGCAGCGAACGAGCTGGTGGGGCCTGCTAGGGCAGGCAACGAATTTCAAGATAGTGCCGAGAACCAGGCGGCTGCGCAGGCCGCGGCTGAGCTAGCGGAGCAGCCGGCGGCCGTGCCGGAGAGCCAGGCTGCGTTGGAGCAGCTGGCGGCTGCGCCCGTGGCCGAGGCCGTGGCGGCAGAGCAGCCggtgcagcccagggcagaCGCTGCGGCAGACGCTGCGCAGGCGGTGGCTGAGGCGATGGAGTGA
- the NAA60 gene encoding N-alpha-acetyltransferase 60: MTEEVPPTALSDVNLRLLCHDDIDTVKQLCGDWFPIEYPDSWYRDITSNKKFFSLAATYRGSIVGMIVAEIKSRTKVHKEDGDILASSFPVDTQVAYILSLGVVKEFRKHGIGSLLLESLKDHISTTAQDHCKAIYLHVLTTNNTAINFYENRDFKQHHYLPYYYSIRGVLKDGFTYVLYINGGHPPWTIFDYLQHIGSTLASLSPCSIPQRIYRQAQSLLCSLLPWSGISAKSGIEYSRTM, translated from the exons ATGACAGAGGAGGTGCCTCCGACTGCACTTTCCGACGTAAATCTGCGTCTTCTCTGCCACGATGACATAGACACGGTGAAACAGCTCTGTGGTGACTGGTTCCCAATCGA gtACCCTGACTCATGGTACCGAGATATCACTTCCAACAAGAAGTTCTTTTCCCTCGCAGCCACATACAGAGGCTCCATCGTGGGAATGATAGTAGCAGAGATCAAGAGCAGAACAAAGGTGCATAAAGAG GATGGAGACATCCTAGCTTCCAGTTTTCCTGTGGACACTCAAGTTGCTTACATCCTAAGTCTTGGAGTGGTGAAGGAGTTCAGGAAACATGGAATAG GTTCTCTCTTGCTTGAAAGCTTAAAAGACCATATATCAACAACTGCCCAAGATCACTGCAAAGCCATCTACCTGCACGTCCTCACCACTAACAACACAGCAATAAACTTCTACGAAAACAGAGACTTTAAGCAGCACCACTATCTGCCCTATTACTATTCCATAAGAGGGGTCCTCAAAGATGGCTTCACCTACGTCCTGTACATCAACGGTGGGCATCCGCCCTGGACAATCTT TGACTACCTACAGCACATTGGATCAACACTAGCCAGTCTGAGCCCGTGCTCAATTCCCCAGAGGATATATCGACAAGCCCAGAGCCTTCTCTGCAGCCTTCTGCCGTGGTCTGGCATTTCTGCCAAGAGCGGCATTGAATACAGCCGGACGATGTGA